A genomic region of Rhodohalobacter sp. 614A contains the following coding sequences:
- a CDS encoding sugar porter family MFS transporter produces the protein MLKTRSIALSAIAASLAGFLFGFDTIVISGADQPIQELWQMSDLFHGTFIMSMALWGTVIGALFGGIPCDKFGRRKTLFWIGILYFLSAVGSGLAPDPYIFSFSRFIGGLGVGASSVAAPVYISEITPARNRGKLVALYQFNIVFGILVAYLSNYWLGTTLDENAWRWMLGVEGIPAAIYCFFVIGIPESPRWLAIKKQDTSTAREILQQLNPKANIDKMMAEITKSVSGDSGASKFFSKRLRFPIMLAFLFAFFNQWSGINFVLYYAPRIFEQAGIAASEVLGASVPIGVVNLIFTLFGMYLIDKAGRKVLMYIGSFGYILSLLGVAWAFSTGAEGAIVVAFVTAFVASHAIGQGAVIWVFISEIFPNAVRDYGMSLGSGTHWVFAAIITLVTPSVLNAFSGAQIFSFFAFMMFLQLLFVWKLMPETKNISLEEMEAKLGINREALEE, from the coding sequence ATGTTGAAAACCAGGTCTATTGCACTGTCTGCTATTGCGGCCTCATTGGCCGGCTTTTTATTTGGATTTGATACCATCGTGATTTCCGGGGCTGACCAGCCGATTCAGGAACTCTGGCAAATGAGTGATTTGTTTCACGGAACGTTTATTATGTCGATGGCTCTTTGGGGAACGGTCATCGGAGCTCTTTTTGGAGGTATCCCGTGTGACAAATTTGGAAGACGAAAAACACTCTTCTGGATTGGAATTTTATACTTTCTTTCCGCCGTAGGCTCAGGCCTTGCGCCCGATCCGTATATTTTTTCATTCTCACGCTTTATTGGCGGCCTGGGTGTTGGGGCCTCATCCGTAGCTGCCCCGGTTTACATTTCAGAAATTACACCCGCAAGAAATCGTGGCAAGCTGGTTGCTTTGTATCAATTCAATATTGTGTTTGGAATTTTGGTTGCATACCTGTCTAACTATTGGCTGGGAACCACTTTGGATGAAAACGCCTGGCGCTGGATGTTGGGTGTAGAAGGAATTCCTGCGGCCATCTACTGTTTCTTTGTGATAGGTATTCCGGAAAGTCCCCGATGGTTGGCAATCAAAAAACAAGATACATCAACCGCACGGGAGATATTGCAACAACTTAACCCAAAAGCCAATATCGACAAGATGATGGCTGAAATAACCAAATCGGTTTCTGGTGATTCTGGAGCATCCAAATTCTTTTCGAAAAGACTTCGCTTTCCAATCATGCTGGCATTCCTTTTTGCGTTTTTCAATCAGTGGTCGGGAATCAATTTTGTGCTTTATTATGCTCCCCGAATTTTTGAACAAGCCGGAATTGCCGCAAGCGAAGTTCTCGGAGCTTCAGTACCTATTGGGGTTGTAAACCTGATTTTTACCCTCTTCGGCATGTATCTGATTGACAAAGCTGGAAGAAAGGTTTTGATGTATATTGGATCATTTGGCTACATTTTATCTCTGCTGGGAGTCGCATGGGCTTTTTCAACCGGTGCTGAAGGAGCGATTGTGGTTGCATTTGTCACGGCATTTGTTGCCTCGCATGCTATTGGACAAGGGGCCGTCATTTGGGTATTCATTTCTGAAATATTTCCAAATGCCGTCCGCGATTATGGAATGTCACTCGGATCCGGAACGCATTGGGTTTTTGCCGCCATTATTACGCTGGTGACTCCCTCGGTTCTTAATGCATTTTCCGGAGCACAAATCTTTTCCTTTTTTGCTTTTATGATGTTCCTGCAACTCCTGTTCGTCTGGAAGCTTATGCCGGAAACCAAGAATATTTCGCTTGAAGAAATGGAAGCTAAACTAGGTATTAATCGAGAGGCGTTGGAAGAGTGA
- a CDS encoding M1 family metallopeptidase: MKVFHRTISCLIFISLLALSSCSTTETVTYTSPDLNTLTSQIERPIPYPIEIPAAYSAAVSQGTRTANGAPSNEYWQNYAYYTLHAEIDTSTNILKGNSQVTYENNSPHSLHVLVVELTQNVHKAGVPKNETIEITGGMDLSRIAVNGQEIDETSILERWTQNASGYILEGTHLYIYPESPLNPGDSMDFAFEWSFEIPQKGGAGNDSGRMGRSRDNLYYVAYWYPQFAVYDDVYGWFNDPFLGNAEFYHGFADYDVTITAPDEWLVMATGEFLNPESTLSDETLERYREAGESDEVVTIVDFDELGDVTQNTEDGKLPWRFQSQNVTDVAFSATLESKWDGTRSPVGDLDGDGETDYTRINTFYREPAPLWEEQASYAQHSIDFLSTYTGLSYPWPHMTSVEGADIIGGGMEFPMMTIIGDYNQAGAVRLHSVTAHELAHMWVPMMLSTNERRFSWMDEGFTSFHDNLASIDKYGSDRFDQLDVFSTYMQIAGTELEGEMMRWSDYHYYPNSFSVASYDKPASVLYALKGILGDELFLEAHREFMARWQYKHPYPWDYFRTVEDVTGRDLSWFWRSWYYETWVLDQAVADVRNEENTVVIEIEDRGNVPMPATVLIEFENNTVHTETVDVERWLNGYRTAQIRIMSEAPVSQVTIDPDFKFPDVDRSNNQWSADEG; encoded by the coding sequence ATGAAAGTTTTTCATCGTACTATTTCCTGCCTGATTTTTATTTCACTTTTAGCCCTTTCATCTTGTTCCACAACTGAGACGGTAACATACACTTCCCCAGACCTAAACACTCTAACCAGCCAGATTGAACGGCCCATACCCTACCCTATTGAGATTCCCGCAGCATATAGCGCGGCCGTAAGCCAGGGGACACGAACAGCCAACGGGGCTCCTTCAAATGAATACTGGCAAAACTATGCATATTATACTCTTCACGCTGAAATTGATACTTCAACAAATATTCTGAAGGGAAATTCTCAGGTTACTTATGAAAATAACTCGCCCCACTCGCTGCATGTACTTGTTGTTGAACTAACCCAGAATGTTCATAAAGCAGGGGTTCCTAAAAATGAAACTATTGAGATTACCGGCGGCATGGACCTCTCTCGCATTGCCGTAAACGGTCAGGAAATTGATGAGACCAGCATTTTAGAACGATGGACCCAAAACGCCAGCGGCTATATTCTCGAAGGCACTCACTTATACATCTACCCCGAAAGCCCTCTAAATCCGGGTGACTCCATGGATTTTGCATTTGAATGGTCATTTGAAATTCCACAAAAAGGAGGTGCCGGAAATGATTCAGGAAGAATGGGGAGAAGCCGTGACAATCTCTATTATGTGGCTTATTGGTATCCTCAATTTGCCGTTTATGATGATGTTTATGGATGGTTCAATGATCCGTTTTTGGGGAATGCCGAATTTTACCATGGCTTTGCAGACTATGATGTAACCATAACGGCTCCCGACGAATGGCTGGTTATGGCTACAGGAGAATTTTTAAACCCGGAAAGTACCCTGTCTGATGAAACTCTTGAACGTTACCGAGAGGCCGGCGAAAGTGACGAAGTTGTAACTATTGTTGATTTCGATGAGCTTGGAGATGTGACACAAAATACTGAAGACGGCAAACTTCCCTGGCGATTTCAATCTCAAAATGTCACTGATGTAGCTTTTAGTGCCACGCTCGAATCAAAATGGGATGGTACACGATCACCCGTTGGCGATTTGGATGGTGACGGTGAAACTGACTACACCCGAATCAACACATTTTATCGTGAACCGGCTCCGTTATGGGAAGAACAAGCATCCTATGCTCAACACTCCATCGATTTTTTGTCGACTTACACAGGCCTTTCTTATCCCTGGCCGCACATGACTTCCGTTGAAGGAGCCGATATTATCGGCGGTGGTATGGAGTTTCCAATGATGACCATCATCGGTGATTATAATCAGGCAGGTGCTGTCCGTCTTCACAGCGTTACAGCTCACGAATTGGCACACATGTGGGTTCCCATGATGCTCAGTACCAACGAACGCCGTTTCTCCTGGATGGACGAAGGATTTACCAGTTTTCACGACAATCTTGCCTCCATCGACAAATACGGCTCCGATCGCTTTGATCAATTGGACGTATTCAGCACATATATGCAGATTGCCGGAACCGAGTTAGAAGGAGAAATGATGAGATGGTCAGACTATCACTACTATCCCAATTCCTTCAGCGTGGCATCGTATGATAAACCAGCCTCTGTTTTATACGCCTTAAAAGGAATTCTGGGAGACGAACTCTTCCTCGAAGCTCACCGTGAATTCATGGCCCGATGGCAATACAAACATCCATACCCGTGGGATTACTTTCGAACGGTTGAAGATGTAACCGGCCGCGATCTTTCCTGGTTCTGGAGATCCTGGTATTACGAAACCTGGGTTCTTGACCAAGCCGTTGCCGATGTAAGAAATGAAGAAAATACTGTAGTCATTGAAATTGAAGATCGTGGCAATGTACCCATGCCGGCAACCGTTCTGATAGAGTTTGAGAACAACACCGTTCATACGGAAACGGTTGATGTGGAGCGTTGGCTGAACGGATATCGAACCGCTCAAATTCGTATCATGTCGGAAGCTCCTGTTTCGCAAGTTACTATAGATCCCGATTTTAAATTCCCCGATGTAGACCGGTCAAACAACCAGTGGTCTGCGGATGAAGGATAG
- a CDS encoding DUF4870 domain-containing protein, which yields MEEKIPGNEPGAQRKSSHSPSVDADISQVRLFGIIGYIFPILFFLPLVTDGKDNSFAKYHANQQLLLLLFLVIGNMAAGILTVILIGLLLYPVVWLFWLVCMILGIMNVVNEKEKPLPLIGTITTLIK from the coding sequence ATGGAAGAAAAAATTCCCGGTAACGAGCCCGGCGCTCAAAGGAAAAGCTCGCACTCACCTTCAGTGGATGCAGATATAAGCCAAGTCCGGCTTTTTGGTATTATCGGATATATATTCCCGATTCTTTTTTTCCTTCCGCTGGTAACCGATGGCAAAGACAATTCTTTTGCAAAGTATCACGCAAATCAACAATTACTTTTACTGCTGTTCCTGGTTATAGGAAATATGGCTGCCGGTATTTTAACGGTTATTTTAATTGGCCTTTTGCTTTATCCAGTTGTTTGGCTTTTTTGGTTGGTTTGTATGATTCTCGGTATTATGAATGTGGTGAATGAAAAGGAAAAGCCGTTACCGCTTATTGGTACAATCACCACACTGATAAAGTAG
- a CDS encoding response regulator transcription factor: MSDRSKRILIIEDEPSLVFTLKDTLEAESYDVTVVTDGAEAVETVKGIEPDLMILDLMLPNMSGYDICKQIRDLKYTFPIIMLTARDQEIDKVTGLNIGADDYITKPFGVKELLARIKARLRRANAYTKSGPVEILKLGDVKIDLNDAKVKKPNQEEEELSTREVEIIEFFLANANRPISRDDLLEKVWRYEYSTNTRTVDVHISKLRAKIEQNPDDPKFLVTLHGVGYMLRFN; the protein is encoded by the coding sequence ATGTCGGATAGATCGAAAAGAATTTTAATTATTGAAGATGAGCCAAGTCTTGTCTTTACTCTTAAAGATACCCTGGAAGCTGAAAGTTACGATGTAACCGTTGTTACGGACGGGGCTGAGGCAGTAGAAACCGTTAAAGGGATTGAACCGGATTTAATGATTCTGGATCTGATGCTGCCTAATATGAGCGGTTACGATATTTGTAAGCAAATTCGGGATCTGAAATACACCTTTCCCATTATTATGCTCACCGCACGCGACCAGGAGATTGATAAAGTCACAGGGCTGAATATCGGTGCAGATGATTACATCACAAAGCCTTTTGGGGTAAAAGAACTTCTTGCACGAATTAAAGCAAGGCTGCGACGGGCTAATGCTTATACAAAATCCGGGCCGGTAGAAATCCTGAAACTTGGCGATGTTAAAATTGACCTAAACGACGCCAAGGTAAAAAAACCGAACCAGGAAGAAGAAGAACTCTCCACACGTGAGGTTGAAATCATCGAATTTTTTCTGGCCAATGCCAATCGCCCCATCTCTCGGGATGATCTGCTGGAAAAAGTATGGCGCTATGAATACAGCACCAACACCCGTACAGTAGACGTACACATCTCAAAATTGAGAGCTAAAATCGAGCAAAATCCTGACGATCCCAAATTCCTTGTGACGCTTCACGGAGTTGGCTACATGCTTCGCTTTAATTAA
- a CDS encoding sensor histidine kinase: MRSIFNRFKQSNTLRWFFLGAGILAVIVLTGLNVYSLYALRESTIESAKENRKSQLEEFTETIRHRFSYPFRNLSKLDMSNLEDSWNETGDFPVNFKEVLLDAIDDSLFSDIYYTSDERIGCWYPDEPIYKFDKASASFIVEKNVPKEVCDGIGISKSRMNTVSLQNYRWNNKVEFDAHRSMTLALIDMDQQKTVGHINFLINREYLLNNVMKPKLAIKIGTPDESGIVVWLRDWMQDEILLSSDDSFAYDRGKVDIRQRFPDLLDNWVLYASFLESPSVAATKASVNRNFILLGIAVFILFGAFIFMFINAQRERDFARRQAGFLANVTHELKTPLAVMQAAGENISDGRVTEGKRLKEYGTHIYGEAIRLRKMIDKLLDVAKVDSGQTVVEQAPYQLKHLISNYYETNKEYVKEKGFEFSFKADEKNPLVMIDPDHLETIMNNLIENSLKYSHKEKEIRIDLVSDKDHVQLSVTDKGEGIPKKAQKNVFDKFYRVENSLTAKTKGHGLGLSIVKNLVELNGGIISLKSEPERGATFSISFPALVKVPEGYNEQENLNSVNFSKRVELDKYVG, encoded by the coding sequence ATGAGGTCAATTTTTAACCGATTTAAACAGAGCAATACATTACGCTGGTTTTTTCTGGGTGCGGGGATTCTTGCTGTTATTGTCCTCACCGGACTAAATGTCTACTCGTTATATGCGTTGAGAGAATCAACCATTGAATCAGCCAAGGAAAACAGAAAAAGCCAACTCGAGGAGTTTACCGAAACAATCAGACACCGCTTCTCCTACCCTTTCCGAAACCTCAGCAAACTGGACATGAGTAACCTGGAAGATTCGTGGAATGAAACCGGTGATTTTCCAGTCAACTTCAAAGAAGTTCTTTTAGATGCCATTGATGACTCTCTGTTCTCCGATATATATTACACTTCGGATGAGAGGATCGGTTGCTGGTACCCGGATGAACCCATTTACAAGTTTGATAAAGCCTCCGCTTCTTTCATCGTTGAAAAAAATGTACCTAAAGAGGTTTGTGATGGTATTGGCATATCCAAGTCGCGGATGAATACAGTTTCTCTTCAGAATTATCGCTGGAATAATAAAGTAGAGTTTGATGCCCATCGCTCTATGACCCTTGCGTTGATAGATATGGACCAACAAAAGACCGTGGGTCATATCAATTTTCTAATCAACAGGGAATACCTGTTGAACAATGTGATGAAGCCAAAATTGGCGATCAAAATTGGTACGCCTGATGAATCCGGAATTGTTGTTTGGTTGCGCGACTGGATGCAGGATGAAATTCTTCTGAGCAGTGATGACAGCTTTGCATACGATCGTGGAAAAGTAGACATTCGCCAGCGATTTCCCGACCTGCTTGATAATTGGGTTCTCTATGCTTCATTTCTTGAGTCTCCCTCGGTAGCCGCAACCAAGGCATCTGTAAATCGAAACTTCATTCTTCTTGGAATCGCCGTTTTCATTCTTTTTGGCGCCTTCATTTTTATGTTTATAAATGCCCAGCGCGAGCGTGATTTTGCCCGGCGTCAGGCAGGTTTCCTTGCCAATGTTACGCATGAATTAAAAACGCCGCTTGCCGTCATGCAGGCCGCCGGTGAAAATATTTCAGACGGCAGAGTCACTGAAGGGAAACGCCTGAAAGAGTATGGCACACATATATATGGAGAAGCCATACGTTTACGTAAAATGATCGATAAATTACTGGATGTAGCCAAAGTTGACTCTGGACAGACCGTAGTTGAACAAGCTCCGTATCAGCTCAAACATCTCATTAGTAACTATTATGAGACAAATAAAGAATATGTTAAAGAGAAAGGTTTTGAGTTTTCTTTCAAGGCAGATGAAAAAAATCCTCTGGTCATGATTGATCCGGATCACTTGGAAACCATCATGAATAATCTTATCGAAAATAGTCTCAAATACAGCCATAAAGAGAAGGAAATCCGGATTGACTTGGTTTCCGATAAAGATCATGTACAACTTTCTGTAACCGATAAGGGAGAAGGCATTCCCAAAAAAGCGCAGAAAAATGTGTTTGACAAATTTTACCGGGTGGAGAATTCTCTTACTGCCAAAACAAAAGGGCACGGACTTGGGTTATCCATCGTTAAGAATCTCGTGGAACTGAATGGGGGAATCATCTCTTTGAAGAGTGAACCGGAAAGGGGTGCTACATTTTCAATATCTTTTCCTGCGCTCGTAAAAGTTCCGGAAGGCTATAATGAACAGGAAAACCTTAACTCCGTTAATTTTTCGAAAAGAGTTGAATTAGATAAATATGTCGGATAG
- a CDS encoding GumC family protein — protein MSDFDNNSFSNGSNGFHREQPRYKGENVTNNQKLFESGNDNEIDLRVVFGVLLKYKWWVIGITLLCFGGAYLYANLAQPIYESSGTVLITQENSQYPMKDSDLSYMMSSTFGVGAGNRLENEMEILQSRSLSSEIAKRLLEEKTMENGENFPILWYNYPEDSTLIPQSAVAQRIKNKMILERTDQDTDVIRIRYESYSPFEAKRLVDITIDTYIDVSIRQKRTEANSALTFLESELDDVESNLESAEVALKDYRKNTNLVEVDGQTNAVITRMAELESQMQEVQVQRVSISSSIESYENQLEQIKPGLAEQFAENISGRLEGAQLRLAELRTAQSLMLQRNPGLQSNPESEPQFIRNQEEIRTVREEIREITNNLLNADDSDVYIGFLEQEDGGVTNRILELRKNLIELKIQESQLNAQEEVIQQRMAEENQFFDGLPENMLELARLQREVKISEELFTTISNQFAETQLWEQTQFGAGRPIDYGYLPEDPSSPNKILYSLIGLIIGFTFGIGFVVIRSSLNSKIDGAEKLKDAGFRLLSVIPDYTNHVKEKYNGQSFVHVKDKKVSTGWETILDSISPISEAYRRLQNNIIFSDPDTNIQTIVVTSSQKSEGKTTVSANLAVSLAEGGKKVLLIDSDLRRPNIHTFTGEAREPGLSEVFYDDKSLSTAIKPTIAPAVEALTAGHSIPNPAAVMQSKKLKSFLSELKHHYDHIIIDTPPFGVITDAAPLMQNADGVILVARFGQTQTYQLEQTIENLKGVNANIIGTVLTAYKHSKSAEYYNYNYKYNNYEAYKEYQET, from the coding sequence ATGAGCGACTTCGACAACAATTCCTTTTCAAATGGCAGCAACGGTTTTCATAGAGAACAGCCCCGGTATAAGGGAGAAAATGTGACGAACAATCAGAAGCTGTTTGAGTCTGGTAATGATAATGAGATTGATTTACGAGTTGTATTCGGAGTTCTTTTAAAATATAAATGGTGGGTGATTGGCATCACGCTGCTTTGTTTTGGCGGTGCGTATTTATATGCGAATTTAGCTCAGCCAATTTATGAAAGCTCGGGTACTGTTCTGATTACCCAAGAGAATTCTCAGTATCCCATGAAAGACTCTGATTTATCATATATGATGTCTTCAACGTTTGGGGTTGGTGCGGGCAACAGGCTGGAGAATGAAATGGAAATCTTACAATCCAGGAGCCTTTCAAGTGAAATTGCCAAGAGACTTTTAGAAGAGAAAACCATGGAAAACGGTGAGAACTTCCCGATTCTCTGGTATAATTATCCTGAAGATTCTACCCTTATTCCTCAGTCTGCCGTGGCACAGAGAATAAAAAATAAAATGATTTTAGAGCGGACGGATCAGGATACAGATGTTATTAGAATCCGGTATGAAAGTTACTCTCCATTCGAGGCAAAACGCCTGGTTGATATCACCATCGACACTTACATTGATGTATCTATACGGCAGAAAAGAACTGAAGCAAACTCAGCTCTCACATTTCTTGAGAGCGAATTGGATGATGTAGAAAGTAATCTTGAATCGGCCGAAGTAGCCCTGAAAGATTATAGAAAGAATACGAACCTGGTAGAGGTAGATGGCCAGACAAATGCAGTCATAACCAGGATGGCAGAACTTGAATCCCAGATGCAAGAGGTACAGGTGCAGCGGGTTTCTATAAGTTCTTCCATTGAATCGTATGAGAACCAGCTTGAGCAAATTAAACCCGGTCTTGCCGAACAGTTTGCCGAGAATATTAGCGGCAGGCTGGAAGGAGCCCAGTTGCGTTTGGCTGAGTTAAGAACAGCCCAATCATTAATGCTTCAACGAAATCCTGGATTGCAAAGTAACCCGGAATCCGAGCCACAGTTTATTCGTAATCAGGAAGAGATTAGAACGGTTCGTGAAGAGATAAGGGAAATCACCAATAATCTTTTAAATGCAGATGATTCCGATGTGTACATCGGTTTCCTGGAACAAGAAGATGGTGGTGTGACAAATCGTATTCTTGAGCTCAGAAAAAATTTAATTGAGTTGAAAATTCAAGAGTCGCAACTCAATGCACAGGAAGAGGTTATCCAGCAGAGAATGGCAGAAGAGAATCAATTTTTTGATGGTCTTCCGGAAAATATGCTGGAACTGGCGCGTCTTCAGCGGGAAGTAAAAATCTCGGAAGAACTTTTTACTACAATTTCGAATCAGTTTGCTGAAACGCAGTTATGGGAGCAAACACAATTTGGTGCAGGGCGGCCGATTGATTACGGTTACTTGCCAGAGGATCCATCCTCGCCGAATAAGATTTTGTATTCTCTCATCGGTTTGATCATCGGATTTACATTTGGAATAGGGTTTGTAGTTATAAGAAGTTCACTTAATTCGAAAATTGATGGCGCAGAGAAACTGAAAGATGCGGGATTCCGTTTGTTGTCGGTCATTCCTGATTATACCAATCATGTGAAGGAAAAATACAACGGGCAATCCTTTGTGCACGTAAAAGATAAAAAGGTAAGCACCGGCTGGGAAACCATACTGGATTCTATTTCACCCATTTCCGAAGCGTATCGCCGCTTGCAGAATAATATTATTTTTTCCGATCCGGACACGAATATTCAGACTATCGTAGTAACCAGTTCTCAGAAGAGTGAAGGGAAAACCACCGTTTCTGCGAATCTTGCCGTATCATTGGCAGAAGGTGGAAAAAAAGTTCTCCTGATTGACAGTGACCTCCGGAGACCGAATATTCATACATTTACCGGTGAAGCGAGAGAACCGGGCCTATCAGAAGTTTTTTATGATGACAAATCACTAAGTACGGCTATAAAACCAACCATTGCCCCGGCAGTAGAGGCTCTCACGGCGGGTCATTCCATTCCCAATCCTGCAGCCGTGATGCAGAGTAAGAAACTCAAAAGTTTTTTAAGTGAGTTAAAACACCACTACGATCACATCATTATTGATACTCCGCCATTTGGAGTGATTACAGATGCTGCCCCGTTAATGCAGAATGCAGATGGTGTAATTTTGGTAGCCCGGTTTGGCCAAACTCAGACATATCAGCTTGAACAAACCATTGAGAACCTGAAGGGTGTGAACGCGAATATAATTGGGACTGTATTAACAGCTTATAAGCATAGCAAGAGCGCTGAATATTACAATTACAATTATAAGTACAATAACTATGAAGCTTACAAAGAGTATCAGGAAACTTAG
- a CDS encoding replication-associated recombination protein A translates to MDLFEKDSPNDSPLQRDYENQPLATRMRPQSLDEFVGQEHLVGEGKMLNRMIKSGVIGSLIFYGPPSSGKTTLAHVISREIDARFEVINAVLDGIKELRKVVSKAEHQKKATGKKTILFVDEIHRWNKAQQDALLPHLESGVLTLVGATTENPFYSLVSPLLSRCQLFELYPLTKEDVKVMIGRVLKDEERGLGFVEIEISDDAVEHFADYAGGDIRNALNALEVAALSTPKSKDGKVDITLEIARQSIQKRSVRYDRTGDEHYHYASAFIKSMRGSDVDAALYWMNAMLEGGEDPNFIFRRMLIFSSEDVGMADPYAITVINSAHEAFIKTGMPEGFYFLAHACIFLAISPKGNSTKAVFEINSEIKKKGIGEIPAHLRDKTANKLASMYLDSKNASDDYKYPHSFNRHWVRQQYLPEEYKNQTWYEFGTEGREPGLNKRLEEIKKREEK, encoded by the coding sequence ATGGATTTATTTGAAAAAGACAGCCCGAACGATTCCCCTCTTCAGAGAGATTATGAAAATCAGCCGCTGGCAACACGTATGCGTCCGCAATCGCTGGATGAATTTGTAGGTCAGGAGCATTTGGTTGGAGAAGGCAAGATGTTGAATCGAATGATTAAGAGTGGAGTGATTGGTTCGTTGATTTTTTATGGCCCTCCAAGCTCAGGTAAAACCACATTGGCTCATGTCATTTCGAGAGAAATTGATGCAAGGTTTGAAGTGATTAATGCCGTGCTTGACGGAATCAAAGAGTTGCGAAAAGTGGTGTCGAAGGCCGAACATCAGAAAAAAGCCACAGGGAAGAAGACCATATTGTTTGTGGATGAAATTCATCGTTGGAATAAAGCTCAGCAGGATGCACTCTTGCCACATCTCGAATCCGGCGTTTTGACACTGGTTGGAGCCACAACAGAAAATCCCTTTTACTCGCTGGTAAGTCCATTGCTTTCCCGTTGCCAGCTTTTTGAATTGTATCCTTTAACGAAAGAGGATGTAAAAGTAATGATTGGCCGGGTTTTGAAGGATGAAGAAAGAGGCCTGGGATTTGTAGAGATTGAAATTTCCGATGATGCCGTTGAGCATTTCGCTGATTATGCCGGTGGCGACATTCGGAATGCGTTAAATGCACTGGAAGTGGCAGCATTGTCAACACCAAAGAGTAAGGACGGAAAAGTGGATATTACCCTTGAAATTGCTCGCCAATCCATCCAAAAAAGAAGTGTTCGGTACGACAGAACCGGTGACGAGCATTATCATTATGCCTCTGCTTTTATTAAATCCATGCGCGGTTCTGATGTAGATGCGGCTCTTTACTGGATGAACGCGATGCTTGAAGGTGGCGAAGATCCGAATTTTATATTCCGCCGGATGTTAATTTTTTCATCTGAGGATGTGGGCATGGCCGATCCGTATGCCATTACGGTGATTAATTCTGCACATGAAGCTTTTATAAAAACGGGCATGCCGGAAGGATTTTATTTTTTGGCTCATGCCTGTATTTTTCTTGCGATAAGCCCAAAGGGTAATAGCACAAAAGCTGTCTTTGAAATAAATAGTGAAATCAAGAAGAAAGGAATTGGTGAGATTCCAGCCCATCTGAGAGATAAAACTGCAAATAAACTGGCATCCATGTATTTAGATTCCAAGAATGCTTCGGATGACTATAAGTATCCTCACAGTTTTAACAGGCACTGGGTTCGGCAGCAATATCTCCCCGAGGAGTATAAAAATCAAACCTGGTACGAATTCGGAACTGAAGGCAGAGAGCCCGGACTTAATAAAAGGCTTGAAGAGATTAAAAAAAGAGAAGAGAAATAG
- a CDS encoding DUF805 domain-containing protein: MDVEEIKKWYMEALGKYIEFEGRSRRTELWTFVLVNFVISVILSVLDTIVGMGIGFIGTLFSLAILLPSIAVGVRRLHDIGKEGLWILIGLIPLIGWIVLIYFYVQDSEPGTNAYGPNPKGI, from the coding sequence ATGGATGTAGAAGAGATTAAAAAGTGGTACATGGAAGCACTCGGCAAGTATATTGAATTTGAAGGCAGGTCCCGCAGAACTGAGCTGTGGACGTTTGTTCTTGTGAATTTTGTGATTTCTGTGATTCTGTCTGTGTTGGACACAATAGTGGGAATGGGCATTGGTTTTATTGGAACTCTGTTTAGCCTGGCCATTTTGTTGCCAAGTATTGCGGTAGGAGTTCGCCGGCTTCATGATATTGGCAAAGAGGGCTTGTGGATTCTGATTGGCCTGATTCCGCTTATTGGTTGGATTGTACTTATCTATTTTTATGTGCAGGATAGCGAACCGGGTACGAATGCTTACGGGCCCAACCCGAAAGGTATCTGA